DNA sequence from the Chryseobacterium indicum genome:
GGCTTTCAATCTGGCGATAGATATCTTTCCTAAAATCGTGATGAATATTCAGTTTTCTTAATCTTAAGGTATTGAAGAAAATATTCGTTCTCGTTACCCGTTGCGAAGCAATCTGTTTTAAAGCAGAATTTTTTGCATTTTCAAACTGTACCTTCACTTCAGGAAGTTCAGTCATCAGTTCAGTCATCGTATCCACAGCAATCTGCAATTTGTCAGGCTGCGTTCCGATGTAGGTGGTAATATAATCCGGATGATTCAGCTCTGAATTGGCAGCGTAAGAAACATACGCAGAATAGGCTAAACTTTTGCTTTCACGGATTTCCTGAAAAACAATGGATGACAAACCGCGTCCGAAATATTCATTAAAAACATTGATTTTACCAAAATTTTCCGTGTTGACATTTCGACCCCTTCCTACTTTGCTCATTTCCATCTGAACCATATCGTAATCTGTAAAATATACATTTCCGTCTGTTTCTGGTTCCGGATAATTTTTAGGTTCCGGAATGACAAAACTTTCATTTTCAGTATATTTTCCGATGTATGAAGTAAAATTTTCAAAATTTCTTCCGTAGAAAAATATCTGATACGGATATTTGAAAAGCTTCTTCATACGGTCTGTAAAAACCTCCACACTGCTGCTTTCCAGCTCTTCTTTTGAAATAACATCCGTGAACCGCGAAAAAGGTCCCAATTTGGTATAATTGGTAAGAGCCGTCATAATTCTACCCTTATCTTTCTTCATCGCAGCACGGTTTTCCAGAATAGTTTCTGTAAACTGTCTGTAAATTTCCTGATCCGGTTTTACTTCATACAGCCAATGCTGCAGAAGATCTATTCCTTTTTCAATATTTTCTTCCAGACCGTTCAGCGAAATAATCAGCTGATCGTTGGTGGTTTTAAAATCATTGGTAACGCCGATTTTGAAGAATTCTTTTTTCAGATCTTCCGGAGAGAATTTTTCAGTTCCAAGATATTGAAGAACCTGAGTTGAAATTCCCAGATCGCGGTCGTGATCGCTTCCGAAAGGAAAAATAAAATGAACCTGCGCAATATCGTTGTATTTATTTTTAACAAAACTGACGGTCTTGCCTTTAATAACATCTTTCTGAATTTCCTTTTCATAGTCCACAAATTCAGGCTGAATATCTTCTGTTTTTTCTTCCAGAATCTGCTGTAAAAATTCAGACTGGGCTTCACGGTTTATTTTCACAGGAGTAATTCCCGGATTTTCTACTCGTATTAATTTTTCGTTTACCCCTTTTTCTTTGTAAACGATCACATAATTATCTCTGAAAAACTCATTGGCAAAAACGATAACCTCTTCTTTCCTCAGTTTTTCATATTGATCCATTTCATTCAGTTCCTGTTCCCACGTTCTTCCTTTGATGTAAGTATCATAAAGATTCGTTGCCAATCCGTCTGCGGTTTCCAGCGCTTTCATCCTCTGAATTTTAAAATCATTGATGATGGCAGGAAGCATCCAGTCCGGAAATTTTCCTTTTTTAACCAGTTCGATCTGCTCCAGAACCAAATCTCTGGCTTCATCCAAAGTCTGCGATTCCTTCGGAACGGCAACGATGGAAAAATATCCGTACTGTTTCAGACCTACTGAATACGCCTGTCCCCACAATAATTTTTGAGTCTGATTGATATTCAGATCCAGCAATCCTGCTTCTCCTCTATTGCTCAGAATATTCACCACTACATCCGCCAACATTGCTTCTTTTGTGCCGTAACTTTCCGTTCTCCACGCCAATTGTACTCT
Encoded proteins:
- a CDS encoding M16 family metallopeptidase codes for the protein MIDKKFREEIHTNKNNYEYITVSNDENGVRIYTLKNGLKVFLAQNSDAPRIQTYIPVRTGSNNDPSDNTGLAHYLEHMMFKGTSKLGTQNWEKESELLDQISDLYEQHKAENDPEKKKEIYRKIDEVSQEASQYAIANEYDKAISSLGASGTNAHTWFDETVYKNNVPNNELEKWLKIEKERFSELALRLFHTELESVYEEFNRAQDNDSRLVNYELMDALFPTHPNGQQTTLGKAEHLKNPSMKAIHKYFDEYYVPNNYAMVLVGDLDFEDTIQLVDQYFGTIPYRELPKKTPIIEKPITEIIKRTVKSPTTPRVQLAWRTESYGTKEAMLADVVVNILSNRGEAGLLDLNINQTQKLLWGQAYSVGLKQYGYFSIVAVPKESQTLDEARDLVLEQIELVKKGKFPDWMLPAIINDFKIQRMKALETADGLATNLYDTYIKGRTWEQELNEMDQYEKLRKEEVIVFANEFFRDNYVIVYKEKGVNEKLIRVENPGITPVKINREAQSEFLQQILEEKTEDIQPEFVDYEKEIQKDVIKGKTVSFVKNKYNDIAQVHFIFPFGSDHDRDLGISTQVLQYLGTEKFSPEDLKKEFFKIGVTNDFKTTNDQLIISLNGLEENIEKGIDLLQHWLYEVKPDQEIYRQFTETILENRAAMKKDKGRIMTALTNYTKLGPFSRFTDVISKEELESSSVEVFTDRMKKLFKYPYQIFFYGRNFENFTSYIGKYTENESFVIPEPKNYPEPETDGNVYFTDYDMVQMEMSKVGRGRNVNTENFGKINVFNEYFGRGLSSIVFQEIRESKSLAYSAYVSYAANSELNHPDYITTYIGTQPDKLQIAVDTMTELMTELPEVKVQFENAKNSALKQIASQRVTRTNIFFNTLRLRKLNIHHDFRKDIYRQIESLRFEDLKDFYDHYIKSVHFNTAIIGKKENLNREAVDKMGTFREVSLKDIFGH